The proteins below are encoded in one region of Effusibacillus dendaii:
- a CDS encoding amidase family protein, producing the protein MDHKRKKRCVAKGQGSLHGVPVTVKESIHVAGTPSTWGIEGKDDLLEEDDFLWKD; encoded by the coding sequence GTGGATCATAAACGCAAGAAGCGTTGTGTTGCGAAAGGGCAGGGATCGCTTCACGGCGTTCCTGTGACAGTGAAAGAGAGCATTCATGTAGCGGGAACCCCGTCTACTTGGGGGATAGAAGGTAAAGATGATTTGCTCGAAGAAGACGACTTTCTGTGGAAAGATTAA
- a CDS encoding DUF2848 family protein: MKMYSISIQEANGGTTPKNISIEKVLVVGYGGRNVEKVHEHIHELSLIGVDPPSTIPALYPQPLSGLTTESTIIVQGTETSGEVEYVLFHDGEEWLVTVGSDHTDRHLETEDIQKSKEACPKPFVTQFWRLVDVQDHWDQLILRSWMTDKNGTRLYQEHNLTALLPVSDLLGKLKEFGYEDLKNTIIFSGTVPTLGGFVYGNQFIYEMRDPVLNRTLNGEYSVVVGG, from the coding sequence ATGAAAATGTATTCAATTTCAATCCAGGAAGCAAATGGAGGAACCACACCCAAAAACATTTCCATCGAAAAAGTGCTGGTTGTTGGATATGGAGGGCGAAACGTTGAAAAAGTTCACGAACATATTCATGAACTGTCTTTAATTGGTGTAGATCCGCCTTCCACTATCCCCGCGTTATACCCACAGCCATTGAGTGGGCTGACCACAGAATCGACCATTATAGTACAAGGAACGGAGACGTCCGGAGAGGTGGAGTACGTTCTTTTCCATGACGGAGAGGAATGGTTGGTGACGGTCGGAAGTGATCACACGGATCGCCATCTGGAAACGGAAGACATTCAAAAGTCAAAGGAGGCATGTCCGAAACCGTTTGTTACACAATTTTGGAGGTTAGTGGATGTACAAGATCATTGGGATCAATTGATTTTGCGTTCATGGATGACCGATAAAAACGGGACGCGCTTGTATCAAGAACATAATTTGACCGCTTTACTGCCTGTATCTGACCTATTAGGGAAATTGAAAGAATTTGGATATGAGGATTTAAAAAACACGATTATTTTTTCAGGCACTGTACCCACTTTAGGAGGGTTTGTGTATGGAAACCAATTTATCTATGAAATGAGAGACCCCGTTCTCAATCGCACGTTAAATGGCGAATATTCAGTAGTAGTTGGAGGGTAA
- a CDS encoding TRAP transporter small permease, whose product MKLLRYWLEVIIGSCLAVVVIATFLQVLFRFVLKVPAPWTEEITRFAFAYMVFFGTALGVKHHRHLSVDIIDHLSKKIRSVVVTIGYLISILFVAVFTYYSWVHTTNSTMQTTPTLEVSLMYMYIVMPISGVLMLFYLIKGMLDELKGKQEGGTQV is encoded by the coding sequence ATGAAACTACTTCGTTATTGGTTGGAAGTGATCATTGGCAGTTGTTTGGCAGTTGTTGTAATTGCAACGTTTTTGCAGGTCCTTTTCCGGTTTGTACTTAAGGTTCCTGCTCCATGGACCGAAGAAATTACACGTTTCGCGTTTGCCTATATGGTGTTTTTCGGAACTGCGCTGGGGGTAAAACATCATCGTCACTTGAGTGTGGATATCATTGATCACCTATCGAAAAAAATACGCTCCGTGGTCGTCACGATCGGTTATTTGATCAGTATTCTGTTCGTTGCGGTTTTTACCTACTACAGTTGGGTGCACACGACGAATTCTACAATGCAAACGACACCTACCTTAGAAGTCTCCTTGATGTATATGTATATCGTAATGCCAATTTCAGGTGTGCTCATGCTGTTCTACTTAATCAAAGGAATGCTCGATGAACTAAAAGGAAAACAGGAAGGAGGAACACAGGTATGA
- a CDS encoding cytochrome P450, which translates to MTTKDILIVGSFEQFVQNPLALLVNARERGDVVKLISPDMEFPYLLSNPDHIREVLIEKKESFIKSKNLQVLKVIVGEGILTSEGERHRQDRQIMQPYFNIPAY; encoded by the coding sequence GTGACAACAAAAGACATTCTGATCGTTGGTTCGTTCGAACAGTTTGTTCAAAATCCGCTGGCACTGCTCGTGAACGCAAGAGAGCGTGGAGACGTCGTCAAACTAATTTCTCCCGACATGGAATTTCCCTATTTACTTTCCAATCCGGATCACATCCGTGAAGTACTGATTGAGAAAAAAGAAAGTTTTATTAAGTCAAAAAATCTGCAAGTTTTGAAAGTAATCGTCGGTGAAGGAATTCTTACAAGCGAAGGAGAACGCCATCGACAAGATCGGCAAATCATGCAGCCGTATTTCAATATCCCGGCATATTAG
- a CDS encoding polysaccharide deacetylase family protein: MRQVAPFKHGPERIEERHPHVKHIDWASMFPTEVILHGPPRKEVALTFDDGPDDVWTPRILDVLALHDVIREIMSLDYKIIFWNVDSLDGAGLTAPQVTANILAHAGPGSIVLLHSAGGRGESLEDTVEALPYVIRTLREEGYKLVTVSDLLNIPSYKSGQIEMRQSQSQLSMRELALLF, encoded by the coding sequence ATGAGACAGGTAGCACCTTTCAAACATGGACCCGAACGAATCGAAGAACGACATCCACATGTTAAACATATAGATTGGGCTTCCATGTTTCCAACTGAAGTGATTTTACATGGTCCTCCTCGTAAGGAAGTAGCCCTGACTTTTGACGATGGACCGGATGATGTCTGGACGCCTCGAATTCTGGATGTCTTGGCCCTACATGATGTAATTCGTGAAATCATGTCACTTGATTATAAGATTATCTTTTGGAACGTTGATAGTCTGGATGGGGCAGGTCTCACTGCTCCACAAGTAACAGCCAATATATTGGCCCACGCTGGGCCCGGATCAATCGTGTTGCTGCACAGTGCCGGTGGTCGTGGGGAAAGCCTGGAGGACACAGTGGAGGCATTGCCTTATGTCATTCGTACTCTTCGCGAAGAAGGGTATAAGTTAGTCACTGTTTCAGATTTACTCAATATACCGTCTTATAAATCAGGACAAATTGAAATGAGGCAATCACAAAGCCAACTTTCGATGAGGGAGTTGGCTTTGCTCTTTTAA
- a CDS encoding amidase family protein → MERLKNAGAIILAKTNAMQLLMECETFNPVYGRTNNPWNLQRTSGGSSGGEGAAVASMFSPLGIGTDIGGSIRTPAHFCGVHGLKPTSGVVPQHPPKQITHVRREAGVMSSIGPLAKTVDDLKLAFEVLSGKEMSLQTIEGLKIGVWVTDQILHPSPSITRAIEEAAEVLSERGAKWVPYEFPLIKESMQNFYGIMCADGGKGVKETIGASKLEYPIQKLLSAKRMGKVKRKLAVSVLKLLGQQTVGSVVLPFRRFFVQFC, encoded by the coding sequence GTGGAAAGATTAAAAAATGCGGGTGCTATCATTCTCGCTAAGACCAATGCCATGCAATTATTAATGGAGTGTGAAACCTTTAATCCCGTTTACGGGAGAACAAATAATCCATGGAATCTTCAGAGAACGTCGGGAGGAAGTTCTGGGGGAGAGGGAGCGGCTGTCGCTTCGATGTTTTCACCGCTCGGAATAGGTACGGACATTGGGGGAAGCATTCGTACGCCAGCTCATTTTTGCGGAGTTCACGGGTTAAAACCTACTTCCGGAGTTGTGCCGCAACATCCGCCGAAACAGATCACCCATGTGAGAAGAGAAGCAGGGGTGATGTCTTCAATCGGACCCTTAGCCAAAACGGTAGACGATTTAAAATTGGCATTTGAGGTTTTATCTGGCAAAGAAATGAGCCTTCAAACGATTGAGGGTTTGAAAATCGGTGTTTGGGTGACTGATCAAATTCTCCACCCCTCACCTTCCATCACAAGAGCGATAGAAGAAGCTGCTGAAGTATTGTCAGAGCGCGGAGCAAAATGGGTCCCGTATGAATTTCCGCTAATTAAAGAAAGCATGCAAAATTTTTACGGGATTATGTGTGCAGACGGAGGTAAGGGCGTCAAGGAAACGATCGGAGCATCCAAACTGGAATATCCGATCCAAAAATTGCTTAGTGCCAAAAGAATGGGAAAGGTTAAGAGAAAACTGGCGGTCTCCGTCCTAAAATTGTTAGGGCAACAAACGGTCGGCTCGGTGGTCCTTCCCTTCAGGCGCTTTTTCGTACAGTTTTGTTAA
- a CDS encoding TRAP transporter large permease, producing the protein MIWLVVLLFVLFFLRIPIAFALGITSLVGLLLSDTDLVVIAQKSFSGIDSFTLVAIPLFVLAGEIMTVGGISKRLVNFAELLVGHLPAGLALVAVLACTFFSAISGSAIADAAAIGGILIPAMIAQGYDRRFASTLVASASTIGPVIPPSIPMILYGVMASVSIGDLFLAGVTPGILMAVGLMAYVYYVGKKQNIRGREKMASRKEIMVGLKDAFLALLLPVIIIGGFRSGIFTATESGVIAVVYALIIGVFVYKELTIKMLPKVLLESAVSSATILFVIANATLFTWLLSYHDIPDQLGDLVTSISSAPWVTLLLINVVLLIAGTFIDTISALTIFTPLFLPVATTAGVDPVHLGIIITVNLTIGMITPPLGVCLFVTSAIAKVNLAQMVRPLLPQLLILLVILVLVTYWPNLSLFLPHLVGGK; encoded by the coding sequence ATGATATGGCTGGTTGTTTTGCTGTTTGTCTTGTTCTTCCTTCGCATACCTATTGCTTTTGCACTAGGTATTACGTCATTGGTAGGGTTACTGTTAAGCGATACAGATTTGGTTGTGATTGCACAAAAATCCTTTTCAGGTATTGACTCGTTTACTCTGGTTGCAATTCCGCTTTTTGTGCTCGCCGGAGAAATTATGACGGTAGGTGGAATTTCAAAACGTTTGGTGAACTTTGCTGAATTGTTGGTTGGGCACTTGCCCGCTGGACTTGCATTAGTGGCAGTATTGGCTTGTACATTTTTCTCTGCGATTTCCGGCTCCGCCATTGCTGACGCTGCTGCGATAGGAGGAATCCTGATACCGGCAATGATTGCGCAAGGGTATGACCGGCGTTTCGCTTCCACGCTTGTGGCATCAGCTTCGACGATTGGTCCTGTAATTCCCCCGTCGATTCCGATGATCTTGTATGGAGTGATGGCTAGCGTTTCAATAGGTGACCTGTTTTTAGCAGGTGTGACACCAGGGATTTTGATGGCAGTTGGACTGATGGCGTATGTGTATTATGTTGGCAAGAAACAAAACATTCGCGGCCGTGAGAAGATGGCGTCTCGAAAAGAAATCATGGTGGGATTAAAAGACGCCTTTCTCGCCCTTCTACTGCCTGTCATTATCATTGGCGGTTTTCGTTCTGGGATCTTTACGGCAACCGAATCGGGTGTGATAGCTGTTGTTTATGCTCTTATAATCGGTGTATTCGTGTATAAGGAGTTAACGATCAAGATGTTGCCAAAGGTATTGCTCGAATCAGCAGTAAGCTCCGCAACCATCCTGTTCGTAATCGCAAATGCAACGTTATTTACATGGTTACTCTCATATCATGATATTCCTGATCAACTGGGGGATTTAGTTACCAGTATCTCTAGTGCGCCCTGGGTCACACTGTTGCTTATAAACGTTGTGCTTCTGATTGCGGGAACTTTCATTGATACGATTTCAGCATTGACCATTTTTACACCATTATTTTTGCCGGTTGCAACTACTGCCGGGGTTGATCCGGTGCATTTGGGGATTATCATCACCGTAAACTTAACAATCGGTATGATTACGCCGCCGCTTGGAGTATGTCTCTTCGTTACTTCAGCTATCGCCAAAGTGAATTTGGCGCAGATGGTTCGTCCTCTGCTTCCACAGTTGCTAATATTATTGGTGATTCTGGTTCTCGTGACGTATTGGCCGAATCTGTCACTGTTTTTACCACACTTGGTTGGTGGAAAATAA
- a CDS encoding alpha/beta fold hydrolase, with translation MSTYVLVHGSFTGEWCWEKIVPLLQDSGHRVVTFDLPGHGKDQASPSKVTLKDYTGRVCSVLDNEPEKVILVGHSFGGIVITQAAEYRSEKIQLLVYLTASMPENGQNLIQLGEKYKLSPLPLIMSEDKTYAQLDSSAAKDLFYGECSEKDASESIEKLCPEPLFPYITPVHITNDNFGRIPRVYIATLKDKALPIEAQRAMYTNTPCRRVITMDTDHSPFFSQPEVLVSHLKNLAM, from the coding sequence ATGAGTACCTATGTTTTGGTGCATGGATCGTTTACCGGAGAATGGTGTTGGGAGAAAATAGTCCCTTTGTTACAGGATTCCGGACACCGCGTAGTAACCTTCGATCTGCCCGGGCACGGTAAGGATCAGGCCTCACCTTCTAAAGTCACATTGAAAGATTACACGGGTCGTGTGTGTAGTGTTCTGGATAACGAACCTGAAAAGGTGATTTTGGTAGGGCATAGCTTTGGGGGAATTGTCATCACGCAAGCAGCAGAATATCGTTCTGAAAAGATTCAGTTGCTAGTCTATTTAACTGCGAGCATGCCAGAAAATGGACAAAATTTAATTCAATTAGGCGAAAAATACAAACTTTCCCCTTTACCGCTCATCATGAGTGAAGATAAGACCTATGCACAGCTTGATAGTTCTGCGGCTAAGGATCTGTTTTACGGTGAATGTTCTGAAAAAGATGCATCAGAATCTATAGAAAAACTTTGCCCCGAACCGTTATTCCCCTATATCACACCGGTTCACATAACGAATGATAATTTTGGGAGAATTCCTCGTGTTTATATTGCAACTCTTAAAGATAAGGCGCTCCCTATTGAGGCGCAAAGAGCAATGTACACGAACACCCCTTGTCGTCGAGTTATTACTATGGATACAGATCATTCCCCATTTTTTTCGCAACCCGAAGTATTGGTATCACATTTGAAAAACTTGGCTATGTGA
- a CDS encoding YheC/YheD family protein has translation MPLPRIIGKLPKRDAMRKHPVLRRHLPETHRLKKSVLARMMKRYPTLFIKPDKGSLGKGIVRLKRYKNRKIKISWDLRHRKVKKSSVWKELQKILKPKRTYLIQQGLKLAKYKNRPVDIRVYMQKPKSKWHISGKVVRVAAAGKFVTNYSQGGRPKSLKTVLRSIYKNRPRKVKRTIRSIDKISTTAAKVLNRKFPRIRQLGIDIAVDTEGRIWIIEANKNPGFMLFKKLKDKTMYRRIVKRRRYIYSRYR, from the coding sequence ATGCCACTGCCAAGAATTATAGGGAAATTACCGAAGCGAGATGCAATGCGAAAGCATCCAGTTCTCCGACGCCATCTGCCCGAAACCCATCGGTTGAAAAAGAGCGTTCTTGCACGAATGATGAAACGTTATCCCACCTTGTTTATCAAGCCGGACAAAGGAAGCCTGGGGAAAGGGATCGTAAGGTTGAAGCGTTACAAAAACCGGAAAATTAAAATTTCGTGGGACTTACGACACCGGAAAGTTAAGAAGAGTTCCGTCTGGAAGGAATTGCAAAAGATACTCAAGCCGAAAAGAACTTATTTGATTCAGCAGGGGCTCAAACTGGCCAAATACAAAAATCGGCCTGTCGATATCCGTGTGTACATGCAGAAACCGAAATCCAAATGGCATATTTCGGGTAAAGTGGTCCGAGTAGCGGCGGCAGGCAAGTTCGTTACCAATTACTCGCAAGGAGGACGACCGAAATCTCTTAAGACCGTTCTGCGTTCTATTTATAAAAATCGGCCCCGCAAAGTGAAGCGCACTATTCGTTCGATAGACAAAATTTCCACCACCGCAGCTAAGGTGCTAAATCGGAAATTTCCAAGAATCCGTCAATTGGGCATCGATATTGCGGTGGATACTGAGGGGCGCATATGGATTATCGAAGCTAATAAAAATCCTGGTTTCATGTTGTTTAAAAAACTGAAGGACAAAACCATGTATCGCCGGATCGTAAAAAGACGCAGGTACATCTATTCGAGATATCGGTAA
- a CDS encoding TRAP transporter substrate-binding protein: MMKKSMASFALSSVLVAGLVAGCSSGQKAEPAANSGDSSKKISIKLAHTGSETHQYNIGAEAFKKALEEKSKGTMEVKIYANAKLGSEKDAVEGIQNGTVDMTVVSADSSMANVVPEMNVFGIPFLFKNKEHVYSVLDGEIGKSLLKKADEKNMKGLGFWEVGFRHMTTKNKEILKPEDVKGLKMRVQPAPVWQEFMKSLGANPTPVNFNELYSALEQGVVDGQENPIATIMSMKFYEVQKQLALTSHTYSPAVVLASNKFYKSLTDQQKKWLDEAVQEATVSQRKTLADAETKSLDELKSKGVNITQPDREAFAAATKDVAKSVADKVPQDLLDKIKAAAK, translated from the coding sequence ATGATGAAAAAGTCAATGGCAAGTTTTGCTCTCAGCAGTGTACTAGTTGCGGGTTTGGTTGCTGGATGTTCCTCTGGCCAAAAAGCGGAACCTGCAGCAAATAGCGGGGATTCTTCTAAAAAAATCAGCATAAAATTAGCGCACACCGGGTCGGAAACTCACCAATATAACATTGGAGCCGAAGCGTTTAAAAAAGCACTGGAAGAAAAAAGCAAAGGAACTATGGAAGTGAAAATTTACGCGAATGCCAAGCTGGGTTCAGAAAAGGATGCGGTTGAAGGTATTCAGAATGGCACGGTTGATATGACGGTAGTTTCGGCTGACAGCTCAATGGCAAATGTGGTGCCTGAAATGAACGTATTTGGGATTCCGTTCCTCTTTAAGAATAAAGAACACGTTTACAGTGTGTTGGATGGCGAAATTGGGAAGTCGTTGTTGAAAAAAGCTGATGAAAAGAACATGAAAGGACTGGGTTTTTGGGAAGTTGGTTTCCGTCATATGACGACCAAGAATAAAGAAATTTTGAAACCGGAAGATGTAAAAGGGCTGAAAATGCGTGTGCAGCCAGCCCCGGTTTGGCAGGAATTTATGAAATCACTTGGTGCAAATCCCACCCCTGTAAACTTTAATGAGTTGTACAGCGCATTGGAACAAGGCGTGGTAGACGGGCAGGAAAATCCGATTGCAACTATCATGTCAATGAAATTCTATGAAGTTCAAAAGCAACTCGCATTAACCAGTCACACTTATTCACCTGCTGTGGTTCTTGCAAGTAACAAGTTCTATAAATCGTTAACAGATCAACAGAAAAAATGGCTCGATGAAGCAGTGCAAGAAGCAACCGTATCTCAGCGTAAAACGCTTGCAGACGCCGAAACCAAATCGCTTGACGAACTGAAAAGTAAAGGGGTCAATATCACCCAACCTGACAGAGAGGCATTTGCGGCAGCAACCAAAGATGTAGCAAAATCTGTAGCTGATAAAGTTCCGCAAGACTTACTGGACAAAATCAAAGCGGCTGCAAAATAA
- a CDS encoding glycosyltransferase family 2 protein, whose protein sequence is MTLISLLINLIQILLLIVVLYHLSLGLFGFRRYHVPSPCEPGKRFAIIIPAHNEERVIGQLINNLQKMNYPKQLYDIFVICDNCTDQTAFIANKAGAHAVQRRDPHKKGKGYALSWMFNRLLVSEPHRWDAFVILDADNLVSSNFLQMMNTYLQNGHRLLQACLDVKNPDDSWITRCYALSYWTTNRIFQLARYNLGWSCVLGGTGICVESGLLKEIGWNATSLTEDLEFTLQCLLSKNIRAIWVHDAKIYDEKPISLLPSMRQRLRWMQGHADCFFRYVVTLVKQGIITRNKSMIDLCMYLIQPFVIVASGILIVVSVLQNMHPFYWSIWGSFPKIIRDLFVIVETSIPLLALLIERIGFYRICSVLYLPFFSLTWIPLAIIGIARHKERNWIHTEHNRVISDEESLQLTGLTQNDDY, encoded by the coding sequence ATGACACTCATCAGTCTTTTGATCAACTTGATTCAAATTTTGCTGTTGATAGTCGTCTTGTACCATTTGTCTCTGGGACTTTTTGGATTTCGCCGTTACCATGTCCCCTCTCCGTGTGAACCTGGAAAGCGATTTGCGATTATTATTCCCGCCCACAACGAGGAACGGGTTATCGGGCAACTGATAAACAATCTCCAAAAAATGAATTATCCAAAACAGCTATATGACATTTTCGTCATCTGCGATAACTGTACGGATCAAACCGCTTTTATTGCTAACAAAGCAGGGGCACATGCAGTTCAACGGCGAGATCCACATAAAAAAGGCAAAGGATACGCCCTTTCTTGGATGTTCAATCGGTTGCTGGTTTCTGAACCGCATCGTTGGGATGCGTTTGTGATTTTAGATGCTGACAATTTGGTCTCATCAAATTTTCTTCAAATGATGAACACCTATTTACAAAACGGTCACCGGTTGCTGCAGGCATGCCTGGATGTAAAAAACCCGGATGATTCTTGGATTACAAGATGCTATGCCCTCTCCTATTGGACAACAAATCGAATTTTCCAACTGGCCAGATATAATCTTGGATGGAGTTGTGTTCTCGGGGGAACAGGTATTTGTGTAGAGAGCGGATTGCTGAAAGAGATTGGGTGGAATGCCACAAGTCTGACGGAAGATCTTGAATTTACCCTGCAATGCCTGCTTTCAAAGAACATACGTGCTATATGGGTGCATGATGCAAAGATCTATGACGAAAAACCAATTTCCCTACTGCCCTCAATGCGTCAACGCCTCCGGTGGATGCAAGGCCATGCGGACTGTTTCTTTCGGTATGTCGTCACTCTGGTCAAACAAGGTATAATAACACGGAATAAATCAATGATCGATCTTTGTATGTATTTGATACAACCGTTTGTGATTGTAGCATCCGGGATATTAATTGTCGTATCTGTTTTGCAAAACATGCATCCCTTTTACTGGTCAATCTGGGGCAGTTTTCCAAAAATAATTCGTGACCTGTTCGTGATTGTGGAAACGAGCATACCCCTCTTGGCACTTCTAATCGAACGGATTGGTTTTTACCGGATTTGCAGTGTCTTATATCTTCCTTTTTTCAGTCTGACTTGGATTCCGCTTGCAATCATCGGAATAGCCCGTCACAAAGAGAGAAACTGGATACACACCGAACATAACCGCGTAATATCAGACGAAGAGTCACTCCAACTGACCGGTTTAACACAGAATGATGATTACTAG
- a CDS encoding carbon-nitrogen family hydrolase yields MKLALVQMDVQIGEPEKNYQKAQHFLKEAMAQNPDMIIFPEMWNTGYALEQADEVADIDGKRTRELFSEFAKQHHVTIVGGSVLYKDSQSGDVTNTMLVFDEKGNEVIRYDKLHLFRLMDEHLYLKAGNAFGLFDYKGTTVGTMICYDLRFPFLFRKLVGSGAKLLINTAQWPSARVDHWRTLVISRAIENQSYMIAVNRCGTSRDTAFPGNSMVVDPWGEVLLEGDSNEQIYFVDIDLAKVDAIRKRIPVFDDQRFDLY; encoded by the coding sequence ATGAAACTGGCACTTGTTCAAATGGATGTTCAAATTGGGGAACCGGAAAAGAATTATCAAAAGGCCCAACATTTCTTGAAAGAAGCAATGGCACAAAATCCCGACATGATTATCTTTCCGGAAATGTGGAATACAGGCTACGCGTTGGAACAAGCGGATGAAGTTGCGGACATTGATGGAAAGCGAACCAGAGAATTGTTTTCTGAATTTGCGAAACAGCATCATGTAACGATCGTGGGCGGAAGTGTGTTGTATAAAGATTCCCAATCCGGCGATGTTACCAATACCATGCTGGTTTTTGATGAAAAAGGAAATGAAGTCATCCGGTATGACAAACTTCATCTGTTTCGTCTGATGGATGAGCATCTGTACTTGAAAGCTGGAAATGCTTTCGGGTTGTTCGATTACAAAGGAACCACCGTAGGAACGATGATTTGTTATGATTTGCGGTTCCCGTTCCTTTTCCGAAAATTGGTGGGTTCCGGTGCAAAATTGTTAATTAATACCGCTCAATGGCCCTCGGCCCGTGTTGATCATTGGAGAACGCTTGTAATTTCACGAGCGATTGAAAACCAGTCCTATATGATCGCCGTAAACCGTTGTGGAACAAGCCGAGACACCGCATTCCCCGGAAATTCGATGGTGGTGGATCCGTGGGGCGAAGTGTTGCTGGAAGGGGACAGCAACGAACAAATTTACTTCGTTGACATTGACCTGGCTAAAGTCGATGCGATTCGGAAACGGATTCCAGTTTTTGATGATCAACGGTTTGACCTTTATTAA
- a CDS encoding GntR family transcriptional regulator — MQFTKIEQPQLFKQHAYEEIKNAIINHVIPQGEILSERNLSESLGISRTPLREAIHMLELEGWVKSIPRKGVFVSHISQKDVEEVLQLRSANESLVMELLIPKITDKEDQTLEEIFMHQLNHQHDNKSFISIDKDFHMYLAELSGNDRLIQLMHNLSDLMRWFGIRAIHTTDRIQETLQEHRAIIAGVKKRDVNLAKIAVAKHIEQTRAAVLTALQASQE; from the coding sequence GTGCAATTCACAAAAATTGAACAACCCCAGTTATTTAAGCAGCATGCTTATGAAGAAATTAAGAACGCCATTATTAACCATGTGATTCCGCAAGGGGAAATCCTCTCGGAACGCAACCTGTCTGAAAGTTTGGGAATTAGCCGTACTCCATTAAGGGAAGCGATCCACATGCTGGAACTGGAAGGATGGGTGAAGTCTATACCAAGGAAAGGGGTGTTTGTGTCTCATATCTCGCAAAAAGATGTGGAAGAAGTGTTGCAACTACGCAGCGCCAATGAGTCTCTCGTAATGGAACTATTAATTCCGAAAATTACGGACAAAGAAGATCAAACGCTAGAAGAAATTTTCATGCATCAATTAAATCATCAGCATGATAATAAGTCTTTTATCTCGATTGACAAAGATTTTCATATGTATCTTGCGGAATTATCAGGAAATGATCGCTTGATTCAGCTGATGCATAATTTAAGTGATTTAATGCGGTGGTTTGGAATTAGGGCGATTCATACAACAGACCGAATCCAGGAGACCCTGCAAGAACATAGGGCGATCATCGCAGGAGTAAAGAAAAGAGACGTTAATCTTGCCAAAATCGCAGTTGCCAAACATATTGAACAAACGCGAGCCGCCGTGTTGACCGCATTGCAAGCCAGTCAGGAGTGA
- a CDS encoding putative hydro-lyase yields MKHLSAQEIRQKIRDGEWTKPTAGLAQNNAQANLVILPKELAYDFLLFCQRNPKPCPLLEVTDVGSPIPYLTAPDADLRTDLPKYRIYEYGELIAEVTDITQYWRDDLVSFLIGCSFTFEQALLTNNLPVRHIQEGKNVPMYKTNISCQNAGVFHGNLVVSMRPFQPRDAIRAAQITSRFPSVHGAPVHMGNPKLIGIDNLDEVDFGEAVTLKENEIPVFWACGVTPQAVAMQSKPPFMITHAPGHMFITDQKDESYSIL; encoded by the coding sequence GTGAAACACTTATCCGCCCAAGAAATCCGACAAAAAATTCGGGATGGAGAATGGACAAAACCGACGGCAGGATTGGCCCAAAATAACGCCCAAGCAAATCTGGTAATTCTGCCAAAAGAATTAGCGTACGATTTTCTGTTGTTTTGCCAACGTAATCCAAAGCCGTGTCCCTTGTTGGAAGTCACAGACGTGGGATCGCCAATCCCATATCTGACCGCACCGGATGCAGATCTCAGAACGGATCTTCCCAAGTATCGAATCTATGAATATGGGGAACTGATTGCGGAAGTAACCGATATTACCCAATATTGGCGGGATGACTTGGTTTCATTTTTGATCGGTTGCAGCTTTACATTTGAACAGGCGCTTCTCACGAACAATCTACCGGTACGTCACATTCAGGAAGGCAAAAATGTACCGATGTACAAAACGAATATTTCGTGCCAAAACGCTGGCGTTTTTCACGGTAATCTAGTTGTCAGCATGCGTCCGTTTCAACCCCGGGACGCGATTCGGGCCGCTCAAATCACATCCCGTTTTCCTTCTGTTCACGGAGCGCCTGTTCATATGGGGAACCCTAAGCTAATCGGCATTGATAACCTTGATGAAGTAGATTTTGGTGAAGCAGTGACCCTAAAAGAAAATGAAATCCCGGTGTTTTGGGCATGTGGAGTAACGCCGCAAGCAGTGGCAATGCAAAGCAAACCACCGTTTATGATTACACACGCACCTGGACATATGTTCATTACTGATCAAAAAGACGAGTCATACTCCATTCTTTAG